The Bartonella bovis 91-4 sequence TGTCAGAACTAGTACCTGCCATTTCAATGTTGGGTGAGGAATAAATCCGCATCTAGTGACAGGGGTATTGCAAAAGAAGCTGTATTTTTGAATTGCACATGTCTTCATGTTCACGCCCCCATCGCATGGCAGGTGTTTCATAAGATGGTATTATTTCACCTGTTAAGCGTTCCCTGATAAGTTTATTTTTGTACTTTTCATATTTACTGTCGGTGAGTTCTTAGTTGTTTTATCGATAACGCTGTTAATGTTTGAAGCTGTGGTTTTTCCTAAACGAGCTTGAAACTATTCTGCTATTCTTTGTTCCATATCACACCCCTATTAAATCTTGTTGAGTTGGTGTGTGTGTGGTTGTTTTGATGAAGGTAAGACTTGTTTTTCTTTTTCATTTGGAAGAGTTGCCTTTTCTTCAGAACTCTAAAATAATTTGTCCCATCTCATGAGATATTTCTGTGAGGTTTGAGATTTTTGCAAAAGAGAGTACATTTTTCCGTTTACGTTTGTTTTATTAGCTCTTTGATTTGCTCAAGCACTTCATCAGGTACGCTCTCGTTTTGGAGAATATGGTTAACTTCATTAATGCGATCAGCTTCATTTTCGTCATAGATATTAGGAACACCGAAGGCAAGACGTGCACATTGTGTAATAGCTTTAACCATATAAACTAGGTAAATCAGTAAGATGGAAAAAGAATCTTGGCATTTATTCCAAAGGAAATAAGCTGCAAATAATAGCAATTTAGATAAAATTATATAAACTCTAGAGGATAAGCTAAAGGTAGTCTAAAAATTATCTAATTAAGTAAAAATCTATATATTTCAACATGTAAAAATATATAATGGTGCCCCCAGAGAGACTCGAACTCCCGACCCCCTGATTACAAATCAGGTGCTCTACCAACTGAGCTATAAGGGCACTACTGTATCGGAAGTAACACAAACTTACAAAAAGGCAAATAGAAAATTATAGATTCCAATACATATTTTTAAAAATGTATATTTAAAATATGAAACAGTTAGATTTTCACTATGTCTTTATCTTTTACTGTGGTTAATATTTATTATAAAATATAAAAAAGCGCTATTTAAGTTTAATCATTCTTATTGTTTACGAATTTGCTTAAGTTGATTTATCAGAAAGATATTTTTCTAACCAGTGGATATTGTAGTTGCCATCAATAATATCTTGATTACTAATAAGATCACGAAATAGAGGTAACGTAGTTTTAATCCCATCAACCACAAATTCATCTAAAGCACGTCGTAAACGCATCATGCATTCTAAGCGTGTACGTCCATGAACAATTAATTTTCCAATTAAGCTGTCATAATAAGGTGGAATATAATAACCTGAATAGGCACCTGAATCGACACGCACTCCTAAGCCTCCAGGTGTGTGAAAATGTGTGATAAGCCCTGGTGATGGCGTAAAATTAATTGGATTTTCAGCGTTAATACGACATTCAATAGCATGACCAGAAAAACGAATATCATCTTGTGTAACTGAAAGCCCTTGACCAGATGCAATATGAATTTGTTCATGGACTAAATCTATTCCCGTAATTGCTTCAGTTACAGGGTGTTCAACCTGTAAACGGGTATTCATTTCAATAAAGTAGAATTTTCCATTTTCATAAAGAAATTCAATAGTACCTGCTCCACGATAACCGAGTTTTGCACAAGCATTCGCAACAATAGAACCAATTTTTTTTCGTTCAGATTCATTAAGGGCAGGTGAGTAGGCTTCTTCCCATACTTTTTGATGGCGCCGTTGAAGTGAACAATCACGTTCTCCTAAATGAATGGCATTGCCAGCTCCATCACCCATGACTTGAATTTCAATATGACGTGGTTTTTCTAGATATTTTTCGATATAAACTGCATCGTCATTAAATGCAGCAAGAGCTTCTGAACGTGCTGTATTGAAAGCGGTGGAAAGTTCTTTTTCAGAACGAACGACTTTCATACCACGACCACCACCACCTGCAGAAGCTTTAATAATAACAGGGTAACCAATTTCATTAATGATATGCAGAGCTTCCTTTTCACCAGTTACAGCTCCATCTGAGCCCGGTACAATAGGAATTCCAAGATTTTTAGCGGTTTTTTTTGCTTCAATTTTATCGCCCATAATACGAATATGTGCAGATGTTGGGCCGATAAATGTAATTTCATGAGCTTCTAAAATATCTGCAAACTTTGCATTTTCAGAAAGAAAACCATATCCTGGGTGAATAGCATCAGCTCCTGTAATTTCGCATGCAGAAATAATTTGATGAATATTTAAATAAGAATCACGAGATGGAGGGGGGCCAATACAAACACTTTCGTCAGAAAGGCGAACATGCATAGCATCAGCATCAGCTGTTGAGTGAATAGCTACAGTTTTGATTCCAAGCTCTTTACAAGCCCGTAGAATGCGAAGCGCAATTTCTCCTCGGTTAGCAATGAGGATTTTTTGAATCATAGCTACCTCTCACTTTATTCAACAATAATAAGTGGCTCATCAAACTCAACTGGTTGAGCATCTTTAACAAGAACAGCAGTCACAGTACCTGAGCGTGGTGACGGAATATGATTCATTGTTTTCATTGCTTCAATGATAAGCAATGTTTGACCTTCAGAAACATTTTGTCCTATTTCTACAAAAGGCTGTGCACCGGGTGCAGGTGCAAGATATGCAGTACCAACCATTGGAGATGTTATTGCGTTATTTGATTGTTCTTCTTTTGTTGAAACTGTAGCCGTTAGGTTTGAAGAAGAGGTTAAAGTAGGAGCGGGAATGGACGCATAAATTGTCTGTTCAGAAGCAGCTGGAGTGTTTTGGCGTGATACACAAATACGAAGTTCACCTTGTTCAAGCTCAATATTAGTTAAATTCGTATCATTCAAAATCTTAGCAAGGTCGCGGATAAGTTCCATATTAATTTCGGTATGTTTAGTCGCGTCCGTTTTTTTTATTGCCATTTTATTTATAACTCCTTGCCCCATAAAGATCATTGTTATTTATATTCTCATGCTTAAATATCTCTAGGCTGCTCGTTACCTTTTATCTGGTATTTTTTTATTACACTTTGCAGCCTTAAATTTAGTCTATTCAATAAAATCACATTTATAAGCTTGTTAACAAAAAAGAGAAAGTAGAAAATATATTTTAACATTTCTCAATAAATTTGATGAAGCAAAAAAGAGATTCATTGTATGCTCTCTATTACTTTTTTTAAAATATCCTCACTGACAGCTCCCATAAATATTCTATCGCCAATGATGTAAGAGGGGGTACCGTTAATATTTAATGCAGAAGCAATTTGAATATTTCTTTTAAAAGATTTTTGCAAATTAGGGTTTTGTATTGCATTGTATAAATCTTTTTCATTTGCCCCTAGTGAAACTGCTATTTTTATAGCCTTGGCTTTATTTGCACGATTCTGACCAGTTAAAAGTTCTTTGTAAAATTGAAAATATTTTTCTGGGAGTTGTTGTCGAAAAGCATAAGCAATTGTATGTGCTTCTATCGAATCGGGCCCTAAAATTGGCAAGTCTTTAATAATTATTTGCAAGTTTGGGTATTCTTTTATTAAATTTACCATACTGGAATAAGAACGTTTACAAAAATTACAATTATAATCAAAAAATTCAACAAGTGTTATTTTCCCATTTGGATTTCCAAAAACAGCATCGTGAGAAGATTGAAAAATTTCCTTTTCTAATGATTTAACAACAAAAGCTTGCTGCTCCTCTATCCCCCCCAATTTTTCTTGAAGAACAAGCTGCATTTCAATCATAATTTCTGGATTTTTGAGAAGATAGTCTTTTATAATCTCTCGAATGTAATCATCATTTATATGTGGTGTTATTTTTTCTCTAAATTTGGATAAAAAAGTAGAATCTTCCAGAAGCTGTATTTTAAGGTTTTCTATGATTGAATTATTTGATGTTTTTTCTTTTGCTTCTAAACTAGATAAAGGTAAGCAAATTAGAATACTTAACGCAACTATTATTGAAGTTTTTGCAATGAATATTGTTGCTAAGTGTTGAAGTTGGTGTATCATCTATATATCTTTATATTTTAATAAAGTATCTATAAAATTATATGGAGAGTATTGCGTATACACAATAAAATATTGAATCATAGCGTAAACTTAGTGGGTAATGAAAATAACATCAATTGCTTTTTTCCTATTATGAAATAATTATCATGTAACGTATGATTTGTGGTAATTATATTTTCTGCTCAGGTTATTTTTTTTATGTGAAAAGCCTACAATAAACGCAAAAATAAAGCATTCTCTAGTGTTAATACTACAGATTTATTGGTGTGTATTTGGAAAATTATAGCATTAAGAGCAGTGTATTTTGGTGGAATTTCTGTTTAATTTTAACAAAATTTAGGTAATTTGAACAAGGCAATAAGTATAAAGCACGTTTTTATATCCTCAACCGATAGTGAAAAGTAATAAAGTTGTTGTGAAGAAAAAAACATTGCTCATATACATGAATAAAATGCTATGAATGAAAATGTATAAGTAATGTTTCTATGACGTTGTATAGCTCTCCATCATTAGTGAGATTTGCTGTGGCACCAATGTTAGGTTGGACAGATCGGCATTGCCGTTTTTTCTACCGTCTTTTAACAAAAAAGGCACTACTTTATACTGAAATGGTTGTAGTAGATGCTGCAATCCATGGCATTCGTGAACGACTATTAGCTTTTAGTGATGAAGAACATCCAATTGCATTGCAGTTAGGAGGATCGGATTCGCAAAAACTAGCAGAGGTAGCACGAATTGCAGAAGACTTTGGATATGATGAAATAAATCTCAATGTTGGTTGTCCATCAAATCGTGTTCAGGCAGGTATGTTTGGTGCTTGTTTAATGCTCCATCCTGATATTGTGGCAAGGGCTGTAGAAGCAATGAAACAGGCTGTGACCATATCTGTGACTGTTAAATGTCGTATTGGTGTAGACAAACAAGATGAAGAGTTAGCTTTAGATATTTTAGCTGATCAAGTGTGGAACGCTGGTTGCGATGCACTTTGGGTACATGCACGCAAAGCATGGTTAAAAGGACTAAATCCGAAAGAAAATCGTTGTATTCCAGAACTTAATTATGAAAGAGTTTATAGATTAAAACGTAAATATCCTCATAAATTTATTGGGATAAATGGTGGCATTCAATCGATTGATGAAATCAAAGAACATTTAAAATTATGTGATGCCACCATGGTGGGACGGCAAGTTTATCATGATCCAGCTTTGCTAATGTTCATTGATTCTCAAATATATGGTGAACCGCAAAACAATCTTAGTGATTGTGATCTGATTGCTACTATGTGTGATTATGCCGCTAAACATATAGCATCAGGTGGACGTCTTTCTCATGTGACACGCCATATGATTAATTTATTTCATGGTCGAAATGGTGTGCGTCGATGGCGACAAATATTATCGAATGATGCAACAAGAGAAAATGCAGGCGTAGCTGTTTTAAAAGAAGCTTTTGCTGCTTTTATTTAAGATAAGTTTTGTTGAAATTTTAAATTTTAGTTTAATATTTTAGATTAATTAATTTAATTTATATATTGTTATTTATATATAATTTTAATTAAAAAATCTCTCTTAAAGAGAGAAGTATGAAATGCTATCATCTATGATAATGAAACCCTGTTAAAATTTTGGGAAAAAGATATGAGAACTTTTTTGTAAATGTATATGTAAAAAATAAATACTGAAACATTACAACTTTTAGAATATTTTTGCGATGAAAAATCTATAAGCTTGGTGAGTCTACTTTTTTGAAGCAGCCTAGTTTTATCGGCTTTTAAAAATAAATGATTTTAAAATAAGCATAAAACATTACTTCAATAACGATGTAATGTATTTACACTGTAAAAAACAACGAATTATTTATACTCTGTTTATAAGATAAAATTTTAATTGATACGTTATAAATTTAAAAAGATATTTTTATGAACAGCAGTCCATTTGATGATTTTCGTGCATTATTAACAAACTTACCAAGTGCTGATGAATTTTCTATGATTTTGGCTGGAAAACGGCAAGCAAAGTTAGTAAAGCCGCAGACAGCCCTCGGAAAGTTGGGAGATATTGCGGTTTGGTATGCGGGGTGGAGAGGTGAAGAAAAGCCGATTATAACACAGCCTTTAGTGGCTATTTTTTCTGGTAATCACGGTGTTATCGAGGAAAATGTTACACCATTTCCGCAATCTATGACACAAGAAGTAGTAAAAAATATTACTGCTGGTGGTGCGGCTATCAATCAAATCTGCGTGGCTTATAATCTTAGACTAAAGATATTTGACTTAGCTCTAGAATGCCCAACAATGAATATTACTAAAGATGCAGCAATGGGTGAGCGTAACACAGCTGCGACGATGGCATTTGGTATGGAGTCAATTGCTGGGGGAACAGATCTTTTGTGTGTAGGTGAAATAGGAATTGGTAACTCAACAATAGCATCAGCTTTATGTCTGGCTTTGTTTGGTGGGGAAGCTGAAGAATGGGCTGGGTCTGGTAGGGAATTTGTAGGGGAATTTTATGAACGCAAAGTGAGAGCGATAAAAACAGCAATTTCTTTGCATGAGGGTTATTTAAATGATCCTTTTGAAATTATGCGCCGTTTAGGAGGACGCGAAATTGCAGCGATGGTGGGTGCTATCTTAGCAGCAAGAATGGAAAAAATTCCGGTTATTTTGGATGGTTTTGTAGCAACAGCAGCAGCGGCAGTATTGTATAAAATAAATCCAAGAATACTTGATCACATTATTGTTGGTCATATTTCTTCTGAACCAGCTCACTGTAAACTTTTGGAAAAAATTGGAAAAGAACCACTTCTAGATTTAAAGATGTGTCTTGGGGAAGGAACAGGTGCGGCTATGGCTGCTGGTGTGGTCAAAGCTGCTCTTTTAACCCACGCACAGATGACAGCTTGTGAACAAGAAAATTAATAGAAAAATAATAATGTAATCAATAAATATCACGAGAAGTCTTTAAGAATTCTACTCATTTGTTTTTTTTGCTGTTTTATATAATCAGGAAGTATCTCTATCGTTAATTCTATTATGAAAGATGATGGGAAGTTACAGAGGTGTTAATTTAACAATTAAAATCTTTTATAAAAAAGCCATCAATTTTAAATTGGAACCACAAAACATAATTAAGTAGGGCCGTATTTTGATTTATTGGATAAAATTTTAATCATTCCACGAAATTTTTACATGATTTTTAAAAAATATTAAGGCTATTTGTAATTTTATTGAGCCGGAATGGGTGGACGGTAATATATACAACTGTCTTTTTCAGAAAATAACTAAAACAAGTGAATAAGGCTATCTTTAGAGATTTTGAATTTTGTGTTAAAAAACAAATATCTTAAGCAATATCAAAGACAAAAAATGTAATATTTTCTTACAAAAAATAAACTTTTTTGATGAAGGTAATCTCTATTTTTCTCTTTCAAGTCTAAATTATAAAAATTTACGCACTAAATGACGAAGATATACGAGCAATTCGTCATTAAACCATGGGTGTTGTTGTAGCCAAAAAGTATTTCGCCATGATGGATGGGGTAAGGGCATAACATTATATCCTCGGGGTTGACGGATAGAAAGAATGTTTTTCCAATCATTGACGGTTTCTGAAACGGTTTTATGTTTAAGTCCTGCAATATGCCACTTTTGTGCATAATTTCCAATAGCAAGAACAAGCTTTATTTGTGGCATAGCTTGAAATACTTTTTCATGCCATATTTCTTGACATTCACGTCTTGGTGGTAAATCAGATTTGTTTTGATCGTAGCCAGGAAAACAAAACCCCATAGGAACAATAGCAAATAAAGATCTATCATAAAATTCATCACTTGTTACACCTAACCACTCACGTAATCTATCTCCAGAACGATCATTAAAAGGAATCGAACTTTCATGAACACGCAATCCTGGAGCTTGGCCTGCAATCGCAATAGAAGCTGTACTAGATAAATAAACAACAGGTTTGGGTTCATGAGGAAGAGGGGGAAGGTAATATGGACGCTCAATACAAACACGACAAAAACGAATCTGCTCCCCCAATTTAACAATTTGATTACACTTTTGTTGTGTCATGGTAGATAGAAAACTAATGACAGCATTACGCAAAAGCAATAATTTTATTTTTTCATATAAGGATGAGCTCTCCGCCATTCTTGCGGTTGCTGAAAATATGAACGCCATATCCCCCTTTTTTGTGCCTTAGCCTTTTGCTCTTCTTTTTGGTAGCTATAACCATAGTAACTTATAGCCCAACCATCACGCACCATTTTCGCATTAATATTCTTAACTTTTTCTGTTTCACACGTACCAAGAATACGCTGATATTTGTCTCTTTTATTCCAATAACATGTAACAAATCGGTTCGCTATAAGCTTTTGTAAGTGTTCTTTGGCTTTAATGCCACATGGATAGCGATCTTTTTCCGTACCACAAAACTGACGCAACTCAGGAGCATCAATTCCTGCAAGCCGAATCATAACATCACCAATTCTGATTGAATCACCATCAATAACAATAGCACTTCCCTTGATAAATTCTGTTGAAGGAGAAACCACCTCTTGAGATTGTGACCAAACACACCCCCCACCCCCCATCACGTTCATAAGAACACCGATGATTATAAAAACACCTAAATTTTTATTCCGATTAAAATCACTTAACTTAAAATAAAAAATATTATTTTTCATGGAATAATTAATATCACAATGTGTTTGATAAAGTCAAGATATTACTTTATACTATGAAAATATCTTATTTTTCTTGATGTTAATTGTATCATTATGAAAATAAGTATGGGGCAATGTTATTAGTATTAAAATATTATGCGGATAAAAGCCCCTTTGAATATTTAAATTCACTTTATAAAATTATTTATTAATTGACTGAGCTCATTTAATTGTACGTATACAACAAAAAAAAATCCCATTTGTTTAATCTATTTTAATTGTTCTGATTAAACAATTATTTGCTATTATCTTTAATATAACAAGTTTTTTCTCATACTAAAGCAGCAAAATATTCGCTAATTATGGGGGAGTAGAACATAAGTCACCATCATCACAGCAAAATACAAACTAACTCTTCAGCGAATTTTACTTTGAAATGGCAGCTCTTAAGATAGAGCTTTATAAAACGCTAAATATTTATTAGTATTTTAAAAGTGTGTTTATTTATATACTTAGTTAGAAATAAACAACATTATAACTAAATGAAATAAAACCAATTATTTGATTTTCGTTTCTTTAAACTCAACGTGCTTTCTAGCAATTGGGTCATATTTACGTTTGCTCATTTTGTCTGTCATTGTGCGGCTATTTTTCTTTGTTACATAGAAAAAACCAGTATCTGCAGTTGACAAAAGCTTAATCTTAATAGTTGCTGCTTTAGCCATAATAAGGATCCTATTAAACTGAAAATGATACTATCTTGCTATCAAAACTCATTTCTGATGCAATTATATTTCATTTATCAACACTACGGATGTTATAAAAAAAGTCAAGACTTGATTAAATTGCTTATCAGGTAGGTAAGCATTAAATTAATATATCAGTCAAAAAAGAAACTCTTCATAGAGGAAAAACAAAAATTTTAATATTTATTACTAGATCGATGACAATTGATTCAGTGAGTATGCTAATTCTGTAACAAAAATAGTCTCAGTAATTACGGTGATTTTGCTATAATCGAAATGTTATTAAAAAAATCTGCTCAGTCATCAGTAGTGAGACAAACTGTGTTTACACTTTTAATATTAACATT is a genomic window containing:
- the accB gene encoding acetyl-CoA carboxylase biotin carboxyl carrier protein, coding for MAIKKTDATKHTEINMELIRDLAKILNDTNLTNIELEQGELRICVSRQNTPAASEQTIYASIPAPTLTSSSNLTATVSTKEEQSNNAITSPMVGTAYLAPAPGAQPFVEIGQNVSEGQTLLIIEAMKTMNHIPSPRSGTVTAVLVKDAQPVEFDEPLIIVE
- the accC gene encoding acetyl-CoA carboxylase biotin carboxylase subunit is translated as MIQKILIANRGEIALRILRACKELGIKTVAIHSTADADAMHVRLSDESVCIGPPPSRDSYLNIHQIISACEITGADAIHPGYGFLSENAKFADILEAHEITFIGPTSAHIRIMGDKIEAKKTAKNLGIPIVPGSDGAVTGEKEALHIINEIGYPVIIKASAGGGGRGMKVVRSEKELSTAFNTARSEALAAFNDDAVYIEKYLEKPRHIEIQVMGDGAGNAIHLGERDCSLQRRHQKVWEEAYSPALNESERKKIGSIVANACAKLGYRGAGTIEFLYENGKFYFIEMNTRLQVEHPVTEAITGIDLVHEQIHIASGQGLSVTQDDIRFSGHAIECRINAENPINFTPSPGLITHFHTPGGLGVRVDSGAYSGYYIPPYYDSLIGKLIVHGRTRLECMMRLRRALDEFVVDGIKTTLPLFRDLISNQDIIDGNYNIHWLEKYLSDKST
- the cobT gene encoding nicotinate-nucleotide--dimethylbenzimidazole phosphoribosyltransferase, with the protein product MNSSPFDDFRALLTNLPSADEFSMILAGKRQAKLVKPQTALGKLGDIAVWYAGWRGEEKPIITQPLVAIFSGNHGVIEENVTPFPQSMTQEVVKNITAGGAAINQICVAYNLRLKIFDLALECPTMNITKDAAMGERNTAATMAFGMESIAGGTDLLCVGEIGIGNSTIASALCLALFGGEAEEWAGSGREFVGEFYERKVRAIKTAISLHEGYLNDPFEIMRRLGGREIAAMVGAILAARMEKIPVILDGFVATAAAAVLYKINPRILDHIIVGHISSEPAHCKLLEKIGKEPLLDLKMCLGEGTGAAMAAGVVKAALLTHAQMTACEQEN
- the dusA gene encoding tRNA dihydrouridine(20/20a) synthase DusA, which translates into the protein MTLYSSPSLVRFAVAPMLGWTDRHCRFFYRLLTKKALLYTEMVVVDAAIHGIRERLLAFSDEEHPIALQLGGSDSQKLAEVARIAEDFGYDEINLNVGCPSNRVQAGMFGACLMLHPDIVARAVEAMKQAVTISVTVKCRIGVDKQDEELALDILADQVWNAGCDALWVHARKAWLKGLNPKENRCIPELNYERVYRLKRKYPHKFIGINGGIQSIDEIKEHLKLCDATMVGRQVYHDPALLMFIDSQIYGEPQNNLSDCDLIATMCDYAAKHIASGGRLSHVTRHMINLFHGRNGVRRWRQILSNDATRENAGVAVLKEAFAAFI
- a CDS encoding thermonuclease family protein; the protein is MNVMGGGGCVWSQSQEVVSPSTEFIKGSAIVIDGDSIRIGDVMIRLAGIDAPELRQFCGTEKDRYPCGIKAKEHLQKLIANRFVTCYWNKRDKYQRILGTCETEKVKNINAKMVRDGWAISYYGYSYQKEEQKAKAQKRGIWRSYFQQPQEWRRAHPYMKK
- a CDS encoding uracil-DNA glycosylase family protein, which translates into the protein MTQQKCNQIVKLGEQIRFCRVCIERPYYLPPLPHEPKPVVYLSSTASIAIAGQAPGLRVHESSIPFNDRSGDRLREWLGVTSDEFYDRSLFAIVPMGFCFPGYDQNKSDLPPRRECQEIWHEKVFQAMPQIKLVLAIGNYAQKWHIAGLKHKTVSETVNDWKNILSIRQPRGYNVMPLPHPSWRNTFWLQQHPWFNDELLVYLRHLVRKFL
- a CDS encoding DsbA family protein encodes the protein MIHQLQHLATIFIAKTSIIVALSILICLPLSSLEAKEKTSNNSIIENLKIQLLEDSTFLSKFREKITPHINDDYIREIIKDYLLKNPEIMIEMQLVLQEKLGGIEEQQAFVVKSLEKEIFQSSHDAVFGNPNGKITLVEFFDYNCNFCKRSYSSMVNLIKEYPNLQIIIKDLPILGPDSIEAHTIAYAFRQQLPEKYFQFYKELLTGQNRANKAKAIKIAVSLGANEKDLYNAIQNPNLQKSFKRNIQIASALNINGTPSYIIGDRIFMGAVSEDILKKVIESIQ
- the rpmG gene encoding 50S ribosomal protein L33, whose translation is MAKAATIKIKLLSTADTGFFYVTKKNSRTMTDKMSKRKYDPIARKHVEFKETKIK